AAcgttagccaaagaataagtttaatcggagaagtgagaaaatgaagaaacggAGGAAATCAGTCCAAcgagactaaataataataatagtttagtcatgaagcatagtcaaggacctttagttccttctcaagggctacagataatattctgagcctatcctgtgagctgtctgaTACTGAAAACACCAGCAAGTGGAAGAAGTTAGCTACATGATGACCAGAGTGTAGCCATGAcctaagctgccacaattctgagaactggcctcaaggaaatgggaacaaaccgaccctggaactgaagattaactgtacttaaaacaatcaagatgatgctggtcagaccaccaatGATCAATTTCAAGACGACTGTCAGAGCTGATTGTGTTATTTCTGCatggagccccctccctctgtctataaaagctcttgccccctgattgtcgTGGGGGCAGGGAGTCAGCCTTTGAACAGGtgtccaccctccccccaccaccaccggTTGCCGGCATCCAAAGTAAagaaaactttcctttccaccaaccttgcctctttattggcttttgagctgCAAGCAGCTGGACCCCACTTTTGGTTACAATATGTGTACATCACACACAGGTTTTGACTGTTTGTTACCCAACTATAGTGAATGGATACATTACCAGCAGTGTATCCACAGACTCATCATCATTACATAGCTGCAGTGTGACTGTATGACCaccagattatttttattttatttatgatccATGGACCACATAGCAAGATGACACTGGCTGAATGATAAGTAATTGTACCCAGACCAAATGTTAAATGCAGATGACATGGAAGGCTAAAGGCGGTTTTACAACCACATAAGTTTCAGGCTGgaaaagcccacgctcagcattTCCCGTGGCTTGGCTGGACTTCACCCAGATTTTTCCAGAGGCCAGATGACTTGTGATATTGCAACAGATCAAATGAAAAAGCAACTCTGAAAATCCAGTTGTCTTCTCTCGAACTGGACATTACTTATtctcagaaatgtaaaataatgccattcttctcattaaatttttttattttggaaaatatagcatttctcatttaaaatgttatttatgtttaaatgCAATGTTTCCAAATCTccaccaacaaacaaacaaaatgtggtatctgtgtgcaatgaaatattactcaaccttaaaaaggaaggaaattctgacacatgctacaacatgaataaactttgaaaacatgatgctaagtgaaatgacacaggcacaaaagaacaaatgctgTATGAATCCATTTACATGAGGTAcatagaataggcaaattcatagagacctAAAGTAGAATAGAGATTACCTGGTGTGGGGGGGATGAAGAATTATTGTTTAGTGGGTAGTTTCGGTttgggaagataaaaagaaatgctggAAATGAATGGTcataatggttgcacaacaatgtgaatttaCTTAATGCCtctgaactgtatacttttttttttttttttgcggtacgcgggcctctcactgttgtggcctctcccgttgcggagcacaggcggcatgtgggatcttcccggaccggggctcgaacccgtgtcccctgcatcggcaggcgggctctcaaccactgcgccaccagggaagccccgcactgggtcttcattgctgcgtgggcttcctctagttgcggcgagcggaggcttctcattgcggtggcttctcttgttgtggagcacaggctttaggtgcacgggcttcagcagttgtggcacacgggcttcagcagttgtggctcacgggctctagagcgcaggctcagtacttgcggcgcacaggcttagttgctctgcagcatgtgggatcttcctgaccagggctcgaacccatgtcccctgcattggcaggcggattcttaaccactgcgccaccagggaagccctgaaatgtatacttaaaaatggttaaaatggtaaattttatgttatgtacattttgccacaataaaaccGTTGCAGAAACGCAATGGATTTatcatggttatttttaaatgacttactaaataatttttaacttctcaatcttaatacttaaatatatatgtttaaaatatttatttaggctgtgccaggtcttagctgcgacacgcgggatcttcattgaggcatgcgggcttttagttgcagcatgcatgcaggctctagttccccgaccagggatcggaccctggccccctgcattgggagcgcagtcttacccactggaccaccagggaagccccttaatgcTTAAATATCGATAGCtataacacacatacaaaaaaactcTTTGGGTCCTCAAGAATTTTTAAGGGTGTAAAAGAATCCTGAGACCAgtaagtttgagaactgctgctctatGTGCAGCTGAGGCAAGCCTGAGCTAGCTGTCCCTGGCACTTCTCTGCAAGGATCTACAAACCCAGGAATTAAAGTTTCTTCTGGCCCAGGTGGACAGGCGACCTCTAGTGGAAATATAAGGTATTGCTTGACAGCGCAAAATTTGAGTCATTTTGTGGAGTTCGCTGAAATTctaagacagaagcagagatggtCGCGTGAAATGAGGATTTTATTTCAGCATATTAACTTTAAACCGTGAACCATGTCTCCTCTCCtgcacattcacacacatacacacacagacattcacACGGAGATCCACGGTCACATGCACACAGAAAAAATTACATACAGACATAACTAGAtgctcacaaacacacacagtcaCAGACAGGCAGACAAGatcaaacacacactcacacacaccatcTCTCCACAGACCcccatatgtacacacacagaaatactttcgcacacacacacagacacagcttcacacatggacacacactcATATAgtcatacacacagacacactttcACGtgcacagacacaaacacacactaaaATAGCATATCGTTAACAAAAGGTATTTAGTAAATGAACGccattctctattttttaaaaaagaccgtAATGGAAAATGAGTTTCTTCCCAAAGccattaaataaatgttgaacaaATAATTAAGATGAATCTAGGTTTGGTAGCGTGCCCAATTAGAGGCCCACAATCCCTTAGCTGAAGTCTTTGGGGACAGATGCGTTTCAGAACTCAGAACTGTTCCAGTTTTAGAAAGGTAATTCTGAGCGAATGCCATATATTATGTAACGCTCCCAGGGGCTTGAAGCAGACCCTGCTCCATCAGACATGTTAATATATTTGCAGCAAAATGTGTGAAAATTCACACCAACGGAGATAAATAGTGTTAAGAACGCATATTAGCTTATTTGCCGCCATGTGAGACTGGGCCAAAATGACCCcctgaagaaacattttttttggttgtCAGAGCTTTTTGGAATTTGGAATTACGGATAAGGGATAGGGGATTCTATCGGCAGGCCCTTCACACGTCATCTACCTATACTGCTCTGATTGTTGTAAATTTTCGACTTCAGCTTGGACGTTGGGGAGGACGGCAGGATCCTGGAGGACTTCGACTCTTTAGCGCCCCCTCCTGGTAGCCCCAGTCCTTGCAGTTTGGCTGAGGATTTGTCACGTCTGCCGGCTTCGGCCAGATCCAGCAGTAGGTCCTGATTGGTCTAACCCTCCTGGCACAGGCATTGGTTCAGGGGTTGTCATGTGACCCAAGCTGATCCAATCAGACTGAAGGCAAGCCCTTTGGCTCATCAGTAGGGGACCAGGCCTCCCTCTCTATTTAGGACGGGAATGAGGAGCTCACAGGTGCCTGGATCTGTGGGCACCAGGTGAAGCCGCTTGGGGATGAGGCCAGAAAGAACTAGAAACAGTTAGATCCCTGTGGTGGCCATGGAATGGCGCTGCTCAGATCTCCCTTTAAGAGATCCTGCTGTTGACAGCACAGCTGTCTGACAGCCCCACCTCATTGGTGCCAAGGCCGCGCCTCCCTTGGGCAGCTCCCAGTGAGAGAACACAGTGGGTACTAGTGCCAGCCCACTGCAGCCCCACCCAGGACTCCTCTGATGGGCAACCTTTGCTCAAAGACCACCCCATAGacacaccccatccccaccccacagaCGTACAGCCAGAGGCTCCTCTGACCCagtccctctttccctctctcctttcacagCTGTCAGACTGATGGATGGTGGTGACTGTCCACTtcagaatggttaaaatagtaactTATATGCCATGGGTATTTCATACACACAAATTTGACCACCCATCTCTCCTCGCCTCTCCATCACCACCCTGGTCTGGCCGCTGTCGTCCCTCACCTGAATCACGGCTGTGGTCTCCTTACTGGGCTCCCAGCTTGCACACCCGTTCCCTGCAGTTCATTCCCCACGTGTCAGTCGGAGGGTCCTGTTAACACCTATGTCGGGCTCAGAAGCCTCCCACTTCTCCACCTCACTCAAAGTAAAAGTCCTCACCCTGTCCCATGGGGCCCTGCACAAACTACCCCCATTCTCTCTCCCCCAaccttctcctgccctccctctcattcactctgctccagccacactgacctctttgctgttccttgaacAAGCCAAGCACCTtcagcctcaggacctttgcacttgctgttcccaaTTCCTGGAGCACTCTTCTCCCAAGACCTGCATGTCCTGCCCTCACTTCTCTTAGGCTTCCAGCCAGTAACCAGCAACTTCATCATTCCCTATCCCCTATGCCCcgattatttttctcctttgtgcttATTACTACCTGATAGTAATAACATATACTTAAgttattcatctatatttcttgCCCGTCTCTTCACTGATATGTCAGCTCCACTGAGAGCAGAAATTTCTGcctgttttgttccctgctgtgtccccagtgcttAAAataaggcctggcacatagtaagtgctgcataaatatttgttaaatgaaagattAAGAGATAGCAACCAAAAGAGAGCCTGcgaaaaacaggaagagagaagggaagagaaacacacaaaaaggGCGGGGGGCAGATAGGGGAGTGAGGGAGGCTGAACTAGAGGAAAAATGAGAAGGGGGGGTTGGATCAAGATGGGGGGGAGAAAAGTGAGGAAGCAGGACGAAACAGAGAGAGAGCTGAGGCGAGTGAGTCAGAACAGAGTGAAGGATAGAAACAGAGATAATACTGACAGAcatgagacagagagacagagacacacaaagattgagagacaaagagaaaaggggCAGAGGAGACAGTGGTGAGGGAGACACACAGACGAGAAACCAAGAGAGCAGGAAAGCGGGCTGGGAGAAGTGAGTTGAGAACTAGAGAGAAGGGGGCCAGTGGGAACAGAGATGGAGTCCCTCCCTCTAACTCACCATTGGCTGGTGTCCAGGGCTCTGGGCTGACTGGATATCCCTTGGGATCCGAGCTGTGGTTTTTAAAACCCCGAGGGACAGAGGTGGGTGGAGAGAAAGAACATGTCATGCTGTACTGTGGGCTTCAAATCGCCAGCTTCTTCAATCCTCAGAGAATACTTTATGAGATAAATACTAtgatcatcttcattttacaggacCAGAGAGGTTGAGTTAccggcccaaagtcacacagctagtgagaggaagagctaggatttgaatctgGGTATCTTGGCCCaaggtcagtgcccctaaccacCATCTACGCTAACTGGAAAGAGGTGTTGGCTTCCTGAGTTCCATTCAGTCTGGAGACACCCTCTGGGAAGTGGTgctggaggggaagaggaagcagaggaggtACACAGATTGACATTCCTAGCCAGGTACATATCCACAGATGTCCCAGTCTAGGGAAGAGGCTCAGCTTCACCATCCTTCACCTCTCCAGTTCAAGGGAGGTAGTTGGACAGGAAACCACTTCCTGCTTGTAGGGTCCAACGCCCTGCCCAGAGCTAGGCCTTGGTAGTCGGGATGGGAAAATGGACTCGACCACCTCTGACTCTTTTAGCAGGACTGGAGTTTCTCTACCTTGGTTTGCGGGAGGCAGTGCAGATCACAGAGACTGCACTAATCTTCAAAGGCAGCAGCGTGCTTTGATAACTTCCTCTGTGATTTCCAGAGGGGCAGAGAAGCTCTACCACCACCCGGATCCACGCTCATCTCTCGGATCCCAGGAAGAAGGCCTCATTCTCTCCCAGCAGCACCCTTACATCTCCAGGTGACTTAGCCTCTGTCCCCGACATTATAATTATACGAATCACAACTCCCAGAAACCCAGCTCTTGCTGAGATCATCCCACCTCGCATCTCCTGTGCTGTAACAGGCCGGACCCTTTGCTCCCCTCCAGAGGAACTTGACCTCTGCCCCAAGCATGCAAAAAACTGCGAAGTCCTTCACACTGCCTGACCTTCAACTGCCCTGTTGCTGGTAAGCCTCTTCTCCTCACCCCAACCCAGAAAATACATGATACCAACGGAAGAAGGGCCCCCCTAGGGAAGGGGAGAACCCGTCCACACAGCCCACACAGGGAGAGAAACGGAGACCAGATGCCAGGAAGGACTTGCCCTCACAAACTTGAGAGGGGCGGCACCTCTGTAGACAACACGACAAACACAGCACGAGGCAGCTGGGGCTGAGTTTATTGCAGGTGGAAGATGGATACGGAGATTCAGGGAGAAGAGGGGCAGGCTGAAGACTCTGTACTCAGAATCCTAAAGAGGGAGGGTCAGGAGGCAGAGATCAGTATGCGGTCGGCCAGATGGTGAAGGACCGGCCTGACGGCGGAGAAACTGAGAGGGGCGAGACCCAGAGCTAGCCCCTCTTCGCCCCCCATTCTTCAGGATGACGGCTCCGGAGACGCTAGACGACGTCATGAAGACGGAGCCAGACCCCAATCCGGGAACGGCGCATCCGCGGCGGGGGCGCCGGGCTCTCGAGGGCCGGCGGTCCATCTTGGGTGAAAAGGAGGGTTACCCAGGTCCTCGCCCCCCGCGGCCTCCGGCGTCTCCCCCGGCGTCGGGCGGCGGCTGGGGTCgctgtggcggcggcggcggcggcggctgtgCGGCAGCTCGAGGTGGGGTCGCGGCCCGCCAGGGGCTCCCAGGAGACAAGAGACCGAGGCAGCGGCGGGCACCGAGGCAGGTAGAGCACCCACGCGGGCgccgcagggagaggactgcgcGCTGGGCGGCGGGCCGGCTGGGGCCGCAGGGGGCCGCGTGGGAACCCAGATGAGACCGTAATAGACAGCGAGCAGCACGGCAGCCAACGAGACGCAGAGAAAGTAGGCACAGACCGGAGCCAGGCGCAGCCAGCGGCCCCGCGGACCTTCGCTCAGCCCCGCGCCAACCGGGATCTCGCCGCCGCCACCCACGCAGCTCGTGCCCCGCATCCCCGCAGCCCACTCGGCCCAGCGCCACAGCCCGCACAGGACCCGCCCCTTTGGCCCGCCCCCTCCGGAGGACCGCCTTCGCGCTCTAACCCTCCCTCGTCCAACCCCGCCCCCGCCGGCGTGGTCACGCCCCCGCGCGGGCGGGCCTCCTCCGCGTTGTAAGCCCGCCCCCTCCTCAGCCTTTGGCCAACCATCATCGACCTAAGGCTTAACCACAGCGTCCTGACCCCGCCCCCACGGGCTCTGGGCCCGCCCCAAGCACGCAATACCTCGATTTTTCTCAAACGTAGGTCTCGGCCCAGCCGACACCCGCCAGGCTTACCAGGCAGATGTTATACCCGTCCCGGCGATTAGCTCCGCTCTCCCTTTTCTGTCCTCCTCCCTGCGCCCTAACCCCGTCCCCTTTCGGAACTCAGACTCCTTCCAGGCATCTAGCTCCGCCACTCCCTTGCCAAGCTCAGGCCTTTGAGGTCCCGCCCTTCCTTAGCCGCAGTCCCGCCCCAGTTGTAACTTGCGTTTCTCCAAGCTAAACTCCAACATTCGAtcccaccctcttctctccctaCCCTCACCCATCTTCGGTCCAGGCTCCACCTCTTTTCTCCCCTAGTTTGAGCACCCCATTCTAAACCACGCCCTCCGCCGCTGGCTGCGCCCCACACCGCCATAAGGGATTCCCATCTAAACCTGCTCTCGTGGTTCCGTCCCACATTCTAACATCCTCCGTCCCATGGTTTAACTCCGTACACCAGAATTCTGGCCCCACCCAGACACCCTAACCACGCCCCCTCACGGGACATGCCTCCTTCTCCAAACTTTGTGTCCTGAGGTCTAAGCTCACACCCCGAAGCTCCAGATCCGCCCCACACACTAGTCAcgccccctccccatctcctcccccaccaccctcaatttctccctctctaAAACCATGGGGTCCAGAGTGGGCTCcggggaggagagcacagccgGGAGATCCAGACTaagcccctcctgcctccccctccccatcgaGGCGGGGAAGCTTCAGTCCCCTCCCAGCAGCGTCTTCAGGAATTCGGGGAGGCCtgtgggagggggggagggaagaCGTATCAGGGGGAGTGGAGGAAGAAAGACCCCCTTCCTCCCGCCTCTTCCGCCAAGGAAAAGCCCGCCAAGCACAGCAACCCAGCCTGCCCCCGCCAGCAACACAGCTCAAAGGTTAGCGGAAGCACTGCGTTTAATAGAGACCGGGCTGGCGGCCGAGGAAATCAAGTCCTTCAGGAGTCACCGGCTATTCGCCATGCCCCAGATGTAAGCTCCTGGAGGCGGAAAACGGCCCGGGAACTGGCACCTAGACCCCCATGGCCTCCACAAGGCGGTAACTCGGGGACGTCTCAGCCACCCCGGTGCCACAGCGCCCCCCATTTGTGAGACTGGACTACTGCCCTGGCCCAACCCGGTTCACTATCCCTGGCTCCTCCCCCCTTACATTTAACCCTCTCCTGGCTGGAGTGTGGCGGAAGCAGAGGACAGAGGAGCGAGGCGGCAGGAAGTTAGTGCAGAGCGCGGAGGCCACTGTCGGCGGGCACGGTCAGCGGGCGGCCCCCGGTAGCGAAGCGGCCGCCACCACTTTGCAGAAACGCACCCTCTGGAAGTCGGTGATCTCCGCTGTCTCCTGGCCCTCAGGGTCCGCCTCTGGAAAGAGAAGGGGTGGTCACTGGTGGGCAACAGTAACCCCTGCCCCCCTACCGCCGGACCCGGGACGCTCTAGCCCCGCCCCTCTGCCCCACTGAGCCTGGCTGCCGCCCACCCCGCGTTAAGCGGTTGACGACTCTCAGACTCCTTTAATCCTCGGAGTGGACCCACGCAGCAACACCCACCCCAGCAGTACCCTGTTTACAATCGAATACATAATCTGATGTAA
This window of the Physeter macrocephalus isolate SW-GA unplaced genomic scaffold, ASM283717v5 random_540, whole genome shotgun sequence genome carries:
- the CCDC9 gene encoding coiled-coil domain-containing protein 9 isoform X1 — its product is MRGTSCVGGGGEIPVGAGLSEGPRGRWLRLAPVCAYFLCVSLAAVLLAVYYGLIWVPTRPPAAPAGPPPSAQSSPCGARVGALPASVPAAASVSCLLGAPGGPRPHLELPHSRRRRRRHSDPSRRPTPGETPEAAGGEDLGNPPFHPRWTAGPREPGAPAADAPFPDWGLAPSS